Proteins encoded by one window of Electrophorus electricus isolate fEleEle1 chromosome 17, fEleEle1.pri, whole genome shotgun sequence:
- the LOC113573341 gene encoding methylosome subunit pICln-like isoform X1 has product MVVLQNVSPPSEGVRHEQTDITAVLDGKGLGPGTLCVAETRVSWFDGSGVGFSLEYPSISLHAISRDLSTYPEEHLYVMVNSKYKEYSKNEEEKTKDEGNDGSSEDSEDSASVVTEIRFVPNDKGSLETVFAAMSECQALHPDPDDSDSDFDGDEYDVEEAEQGQIDLPTYYSFEEGMSQLTAEGQATLDRLEGMLAQASDPQHRMAGVRTHDAADAVNDTSKMDSGARGVSGQFDDADVDHCT; this is encoded by the exons ATGGTTGTGTTGCAAAATGTGTCTCCTCCAAGCGAAGGAGTTAGACATGAACAAACTGACATTACCGCAGTGTTGGACGGAAAGGGACTCGGTCCAGgaactctgtgtgtggctgAAAC TCGTGTCTCCTGGTTCGATGGGTCAGGAGTGGGATTTTCTTTGGAGTATCCATCAATTAGTCTCCATGCTATCTCACGTGACCTGAGCACCTACCCCGAGGAGCACCTGTATGTGATGGTTAACTCCAAGTATAAAG AATATTCCAAAAATGAGGAGGAAAAGACCAAGGACGAAGGTAATGACGGCAGCAGTGAAGACAGCGAGGACTCCGCGAGTGTCGTCACGGAGATCCGTTTTGTTCCAAACGACAAAGGCTCTC TGGAGACCGTGTTCGCGGCCATGTCCGAGTGCCAGGCCCTGCACCCTGATCCGGACGACTCGGACTCCGATTTTGACGGTGACGAGTATGACGTCGAGGAGGCAG AGCAGGGCCAAATTGATCTGCCCACATATTACTCATTCGAGGAGGGCATGTCGCAGCTGACGGCGGAAGGACAGGCCACGCTAGACAGGCTGGAGGGAATGCTGGCGCAAGCATCAGACCCACAGCACCGCATGGCGGGAGTCAGGACGCACGACGCAGCGGACGCCGTAAATG ACACGTCTAAGATGGACTCTGGTGCTCGGGGAGTTTCTGGACAGTTTGACGATGCTGATGTTGACCACTG CACTTGA
- the LOC113573341 gene encoding methylosome subunit pICln-like isoform X2 has translation MVVLQNVSPPSEGVRHEQTDITAVLDGKGLGPGTLCVAETRVSWFDGSGVGFSLEYPSISLHAISRDLSTYPEEHLYVMVNSKYKEYSKNEEEKTKDEGNDGSSEDSEDSASVVTEIRFVPNDKGSLETVFAAMSECQALHPDPDDSDSDFDGDEYDVEEAEQGQIDLPTYYSFEEGMSQLTAEGQATLDRLEGMLAQASDPQHRMAGVRTHDAADAVNDTSKMDSGARGVSGQFDDADVDH, from the exons ATGGTTGTGTTGCAAAATGTGTCTCCTCCAAGCGAAGGAGTTAGACATGAACAAACTGACATTACCGCAGTGTTGGACGGAAAGGGACTCGGTCCAGgaactctgtgtgtggctgAAAC TCGTGTCTCCTGGTTCGATGGGTCAGGAGTGGGATTTTCTTTGGAGTATCCATCAATTAGTCTCCATGCTATCTCACGTGACCTGAGCACCTACCCCGAGGAGCACCTGTATGTGATGGTTAACTCCAAGTATAAAG AATATTCCAAAAATGAGGAGGAAAAGACCAAGGACGAAGGTAATGACGGCAGCAGTGAAGACAGCGAGGACTCCGCGAGTGTCGTCACGGAGATCCGTTTTGTTCCAAACGACAAAGGCTCTC TGGAGACCGTGTTCGCGGCCATGTCCGAGTGCCAGGCCCTGCACCCTGATCCGGACGACTCGGACTCCGATTTTGACGGTGACGAGTATGACGTCGAGGAGGCAG AGCAGGGCCAAATTGATCTGCCCACATATTACTCATTCGAGGAGGGCATGTCGCAGCTGACGGCGGAAGGACAGGCCACGCTAGACAGGCTGGAGGGAATGCTGGCGCAAGCATCAGACCCACAGCACCGCATGGCGGGAGTCAGGACGCACGACGCAGCGGACGCCGTAAATG ACACGTCTAAGATGGACTCTGGTGCTCGGGGAGTTTCTGGACAGTTTGACGATGCTGATGTTGACCACTG A